In a genomic window of Variovorax paradoxus:
- the oxlT gene encoding oxalate/formate MFS antiporter — translation MTRQTTTIAGANPAIYSPSGHSGAAAAQRSHSYRWGQLLIGIVCMAMIANLQYGWTLFVNPIAEKHGWSRAAIQVAFTIFVLTETWLVPIEGYLVDRFGPRPVVLVGGVLCGIGWVINSFAASLPVLYIAAAIGGIGAGAVYGTCVGNALKWFPDRRGLAAGLTAAGFGAGSALTIIPISAMIKNSGYEAAFLYFGIGQGLIVFLLAWMLTRAPEHAKAVNTRNVQQSRRDYAPSEVLRSPVFWVMYAMFVMVAAGGLMATAQLAPIAKDFKIIDVPVNIMGLVLPALTFALAIDRVLNGLTRPFFGWVSDKIGREQTMFIAFAIEAVGILMLYKYGHNPLLFVVLTGMVFFAWGEIYSLFPSTCADTFGGKYAASNAGMLYTAKGTASLLVPLSSVLAASTGSWEAVFFVASGVNAVAALMAWFVLRPMRRKHIERSELPH, via the coding sequence ATGACTCGGCAAACGACCACGATCGCGGGTGCGAACCCCGCGATCTACTCCCCCTCGGGACACTCCGGCGCCGCGGCGGCGCAGCGCTCGCACAGCTACCGATGGGGACAGCTCCTGATCGGCATCGTGTGCATGGCGATGATCGCCAACCTCCAATACGGCTGGACCCTGTTCGTCAACCCGATCGCGGAGAAGCACGGCTGGAGCCGCGCCGCGATCCAGGTGGCCTTCACCATCTTCGTGCTCACCGAGACCTGGCTGGTGCCGATCGAGGGCTACCTCGTCGACCGCTTCGGCCCGCGTCCCGTGGTGCTGGTGGGCGGCGTGCTCTGCGGCATCGGCTGGGTGATCAACTCCTTCGCGGCCTCGCTGCCGGTGCTCTACATCGCGGCGGCCATCGGCGGCATCGGCGCGGGCGCGGTCTACGGCACCTGCGTGGGCAATGCGCTCAAGTGGTTCCCCGACCGGCGCGGCCTCGCGGCGGGCCTGACCGCGGCCGGCTTCGGCGCGGGCTCGGCGCTCACCATCATTCCGATCTCGGCCATGATCAAGAACAGCGGCTACGAGGCCGCCTTCCTGTATTTTGGGATCGGGCAGGGACTGATCGTGTTCCTGCTCGCATGGATGCTGACGCGCGCGCCCGAGCATGCCAAGGCCGTGAACACCCGCAACGTGCAGCAGTCGCGGCGCGACTACGCGCCCTCCGAGGTGCTGCGCTCGCCCGTGTTCTGGGTGATGTACGCGATGTTCGTGATGGTGGCCGCCGGCGGCCTGATGGCGACCGCGCAGCTCGCGCCGATCGCCAAGGACTTCAAGATCATCGACGTGCCGGTGAACATCATGGGCCTGGTGCTGCCCGCGCTGACCTTCGCGCTGGCGATCGACCGCGTGCTCAACGGCCTGACGCGACCGTTCTTCGGCTGGGTGTCGGACAAGATCGGCCGCGAGCAGACCATGTTCATCGCTTTCGCGATCGAGGCGGTCGGCATCCTGATGCTGTACAAGTACGGCCACAACCCGCTGCTGTTCGTGGTGCTGACCGGCATGGTGTTCTTCGCCTGGGGCGAGATCTACAGCCTGTTCCCCTCGACCTGCGCCGACACCTTCGGCGGCAAGTACGCGGCCTCGAACGCCGGCATGCTCTACACCGCCAAGGGCACGGCCTCGCTGCTGGTGCCGCTGTCGAGCGTGCTGGCCGCGAGCACCGGCAGCTGGGAGGCGGTGTTCTTCGTCGCGAGCGGCGTGAACGCGGTCGCCGCCTTGATGGCCTGGTTCGTCTTGCGGCCCATGCGCCGCAAGCACATCGAACGCAGCGAACTCCCGCACTGA
- a CDS encoding LysR family transcriptional regulator: protein MKHATLRQLKVFEAVARLLSFSRAAEELHLTQPAVSTQVRKLEDHAGNTLFEQFGKKVYLTAAGTELLQLSRAIIQQFEAAENAMLQFKGISGGKLNVGVISAGDYFFPRLLVEFAGRHRGVTLNFTVHNREGLLTHIAENLTDLAIMVRPPTDLDTLNQPFAPHPYVIIAAPTHPLVGVKGVPLKRLIREPFVVRERASDTWHSMEEGFGAALSEINIAMEIRSTETIKQAVIAGMGVSFVSAHTISQELRAGSVRVLDVQGFPLMLNWYVVHRRGKRLPPVAQAFKDFLLNDGTALISQIVPFDPAI from the coding sequence ATGAAGCACGCGACCCTGCGCCAGTTGAAGGTTTTCGAGGCGGTGGCGCGGCTCCTGAGTTTCTCGCGCGCGGCCGAGGAGCTGCACCTCACGCAGCCCGCGGTGTCGACCCAGGTGCGCAAGCTCGAGGACCACGCCGGCAACACGCTGTTCGAGCAGTTCGGCAAGAAGGTCTACCTCACGGCCGCGGGCACCGAGCTGCTGCAGCTCAGCCGCGCGATCATCCAGCAGTTCGAGGCGGCCGAGAACGCGATGCTGCAGTTCAAGGGCATCTCGGGCGGCAAGCTCAACGTGGGCGTGATCAGCGCGGGCGACTACTTCTTTCCGCGCCTCTTGGTGGAGTTCGCGGGCCGGCACCGCGGCGTGACCCTGAACTTCACCGTGCATAACCGCGAGGGCCTGCTCACGCACATCGCCGAGAACCTCACGGACCTCGCGATCATGGTGCGGCCACCCACCGACCTCGACACGCTGAACCAGCCGTTCGCGCCGCACCCCTACGTGATCATCGCGGCGCCCACGCATCCGCTGGTGGGCGTGAAGGGCGTGCCGCTCAAGCGGCTGATCCGCGAGCCCTTCGTGGTGCGCGAGCGCGCGTCCGACACCTGGCATTCGATGGAGGAGGGCTTCGGCGCAGCACTGTCCGAGATCAACATCGCGATGGAGATCCGCAGCACCGAGACCATCAAGCAGGCGGTGATCGCGGGCATGGGCGTGAGCTTCGTGTCGGCCCACACCATCAGCCAGGAGCTGCGCGCGGGCAGCGTGCGGGTGCTCGACGTGCAGGGCTTCCCGCTGATGCTCAACTGGTACGTGGTGCACCGCCGCGGCAAGCGGCTGCCGCCGGTGGCGCAGGCCTTCAAGGACTTCCTGCTGAACGACGGCACCGCGCTGATCTCGCAGATCGTGCCCTTCGATCCGGCGATCTGA
- the pyk gene encoding pyruvate kinase, producing MRRLRSAKIVATLGPATSDEPAIRALFERGVDVFRLNFSHGTQHDHARRLETIRRLEKEFGRPIGVLLDLQGPKLRLGTFEGGRAQLEALARFRLDMDRASGNSRRAPLPHPEIFAALREGTELLLDDGKLRLRVDRHGADFAETTVLVGGPISDRKGVNVPSVLLPISPLTPKDRDDLDVGLAMGVDWVALSFVQRPEDIDEAREIIGTRAAIMAKLEKPAAIEHLDAIVERCDGIMVARGDLGVELPPERVPELQRQIVRACRLRGKPVVVATQMLESMIAAPVPTRAEVSDVATAVYDGVDAVMLSAESASGKYPLEAVAMMDRIVARVEADPSYRTGIDATHESAQSTTADAVCTSMRQVAALLAPAATVTYTSSGFTSLRAARERPAVPILSLTPDIATARRMAMVWGVHAVLVDDVHDVGEMIECACRTAHAEGFAQPGQKVVVVAGLPFGQSGTTNLLHVARIPNHS from the coding sequence ATGCGACGCCTTCGCAGCGCCAAGATCGTGGCCACGCTCGGTCCCGCCACTTCCGACGAGCCCGCGATCCGCGCGCTGTTCGAGCGTGGCGTGGACGTGTTCCGCCTCAACTTCAGCCACGGCACGCAGCACGACCATGCGCGCCGCCTCGAGACCATCCGCCGGCTCGAGAAGGAATTCGGCCGGCCCATCGGCGTGCTGCTCGACCTGCAGGGGCCGAAGCTGCGCCTGGGCACCTTCGAGGGCGGCCGCGCGCAGCTCGAGGCGCTCGCGCGCTTCCGGCTCGACATGGACCGCGCGAGCGGCAACAGCCGCCGCGCGCCGCTGCCGCATCCCGAGATCTTCGCCGCGCTGCGGGAAGGCACCGAGCTGCTGCTCGACGACGGCAAGCTGCGGCTGCGCGTCGACCGCCACGGCGCCGACTTCGCCGAGACCACCGTGCTGGTGGGCGGGCCCATCTCCGACCGCAAGGGCGTCAACGTGCCCAGCGTGCTGCTGCCGATCTCGCCGCTGACGCCGAAGGACCGCGACGACCTCGACGTCGGCCTCGCGATGGGCGTGGACTGGGTGGCGCTCTCGTTCGTGCAGCGGCCCGAGGACATCGACGAGGCGCGCGAGATCATCGGCACGCGCGCGGCCATCATGGCCAAGCTCGAGAAGCCCGCAGCCATCGAGCACCTCGACGCCATCGTCGAGCGCTGCGACGGCATCATGGTCGCGCGCGGCGACCTCGGCGTCGAGCTGCCGCCCGAGCGCGTGCCCGAGCTGCAGCGCCAGATCGTGCGTGCCTGCCGGCTGCGCGGCAAGCCGGTGGTGGTGGCCACGCAGATGCTCGAGTCGATGATCGCCGCGCCGGTGCCCACGCGCGCCGAGGTGTCGGACGTGGCGACCGCGGTCTACGACGGCGTCGACGCGGTGATGCTCTCGGCCGAGTCGGCCTCGGGCAAGTACCCGCTCGAGGCGGTGGCGATGATGGACCGCATCGTCGCGCGCGTGGAGGCCGATCCCTCGTACCGCACCGGCATCGACGCCACGCACGAGAGCGCGCAGTCGACCACCGCCGACGCGGTCTGCACCTCGATGCGCCAGGTGGCTGCGCTGCTCGCGCCGGCCGCCACCGTCACCTACACCTCCTCGGGCTTCACCAGCCTGCGCGCGGCGCGCGAGCGGCCCGCGGTGCCGATCCTGAGCCTCACGCCCGACATCGCGACCGCGCGCCGCATGGCGATGGTGTGGGGCGTGCACGCGGTGCTGGTGGACGACGTGCACGACGTGGGCGAGATGATCGAGTGCGCCTGCCGCACCGCGCATGCCGAGGGCTTCGCGCAGCCCGGTCAGAAGGTGGTGGTGGTGGCGGGCCTGCCCTTCGGCCAGTCGGGCACCACCAACCTGCTGCACGTCGCGCGTATTCCGAACCATTCCTGA
- a CDS encoding 2-dehydropantoate 2-reductase has translation MKIAIIGAGAIGGLVGAKLALAGEDVTFIVRGANLQAIGANGIKLVSAEGEEQVARNVRATDRYDEAGPQDLVILAMKAHQVEAVADDVAKLFGPETAVVTMQNGIPYWYFQKHGGVLEGTTVRSVDPQGVLNTKIPSRRVIGCVVYPASELIAPGVIKHIEGDRFPVGELDGTTTERVERIAACFASAGFKAPVLDNIRAEIWLKLWGNLTFNPISSLSHSTLVDICQYPPSRELAAAMMREAQAVAHKLGIEFRVTLEKRIAGAEKVGKHKTSMLQDVEAGRAPEIDALVGAVVELARLTETSTPHIDTVYSLVKLLARTMEEQRGQVRLRELA, from the coding sequence ATGAAGATAGCAATCATCGGCGCGGGGGCCATCGGCGGCCTGGTGGGCGCCAAACTCGCGCTGGCCGGGGAGGACGTGACCTTCATCGTGCGCGGCGCCAACCTCCAGGCCATCGGGGCCAACGGCATCAAGCTGGTGTCGGCCGAGGGCGAGGAGCAGGTGGCGCGCAACGTACGGGCCACCGACCGCTATGACGAAGCAGGGCCGCAGGACCTCGTGATCCTCGCGATGAAGGCGCACCAGGTCGAGGCCGTGGCCGACGACGTGGCCAAGCTCTTCGGGCCCGAGACCGCGGTCGTGACCATGCAGAACGGCATTCCCTACTGGTACTTCCAGAAGCACGGCGGCGTGCTCGAGGGCACCACCGTGCGCAGCGTCGACCCGCAGGGCGTGCTCAACACCAAGATCCCCTCGCGGCGCGTGATCGGCTGCGTGGTGTATCCGGCCTCCGAGCTGATCGCGCCCGGCGTCATCAAGCACATCGAGGGCGACCGCTTCCCGGTCGGCGAGCTCGACGGCACGACCACCGAGCGCGTCGAGCGCATCGCGGCCTGCTTCGCCAGCGCGGGCTTCAAGGCGCCGGTGCTCGACAACATCCGCGCCGAGATCTGGCTCAAGCTCTGGGGCAACCTGACCTTCAACCCGATCAGCAGCCTCTCGCACTCGACCCTGGTCGACATCTGTCAGTACCCGCCCTCGCGCGAGCTCGCGGCCGCGATGATGCGCGAGGCCCAGGCCGTGGCGCACAAGCTCGGCATCGAGTTCCGCGTGACGCTCGAGAAGCGCATCGCGGGCGCCGAGAAGGTCGGCAAGCACAAGACCTCGATGCTGCAGGACGTGGAAGCCGGCCGCGCGCCCGAGATCGACGCGCTGGTCGGCGCGGTGGTCGAGCTCGCGCGGCTCACCGAGACCTCGACCCCGCACATCGACACCGTGTATTCGCTCGTGAAGCTGCTCGCGCGGACGATGGAAGAACAGCGCGGCCAGGTCCGGCTGCGCGAACTCGCCTGA
- a CDS encoding fumarylacetoacetate hydrolase family protein encodes MPQRWVRFEHAGEAAFGTLEDDAVREYRGDMYGTPEPTGRVFALAGLRLLSPSEPTKVIALWNNFHALGEKLKLAVPEEPLYLLKAPNSFSAHEAPIRKPLCDGKVVFEGELGIVIGKTATAVSEERALEHVFGYTCANDVTVADILNRDASFAQWVRAKGFDTFCPMGPAIATGLDPATLVVRTVLNGEERQNYPVSDMRFSVQRLVSLISQDMSLHPGDVILCGTSVGVGSMKPGSLVEVEIDGIGRLSNRFG; translated from the coding sequence ATGCCACAACGTTGGGTCCGTTTCGAACACGCCGGAGAAGCCGCCTTCGGCACTCTGGAGGACGACGCCGTGCGCGAGTATCGCGGCGACATGTACGGCACGCCCGAGCCCACCGGCCGCGTGTTCGCGCTGGCCGGCCTGCGCCTGCTGTCGCCGAGCGAGCCGACCAAGGTCATCGCGCTGTGGAACAACTTCCACGCGCTCGGCGAGAAGCTCAAGCTCGCCGTGCCCGAGGAGCCGTTGTACCTGCTGAAGGCGCCGAACTCCTTCTCGGCGCACGAGGCGCCGATCCGCAAGCCGCTGTGCGACGGCAAGGTCGTGTTCGAGGGCGAGCTCGGCATCGTCATCGGCAAGACCGCCACCGCCGTCTCCGAGGAGCGCGCGCTCGAGCACGTGTTCGGCTACACCTGCGCCAACGACGTCACCGTGGCCGACATCCTCAACCGCGACGCCTCGTTCGCGCAGTGGGTGCGCGCCAAGGGCTTCGACACCTTCTGCCCCATGGGCCCGGCCATCGCCACCGGCCTCGATCCCGCCACGCTGGTGGTACGCACGGTGCTCAACGGCGAGGAGCGGCAGAACTATCCCGTAAGCGACATGCGCTTCTCGGTGCAGCGCCTGGTCAGCCTCATCTCGCAGGACATGAGCCTGCATCCCGGCGACGTGATCCTGTGCGGCACGTCCGTGGGCGTGGGCTCGATGAAGCCCGGCAGCCTGGTCGAGGTGGAGATCGACGGCATCGGCCGCTTGTCCAACCGCTTCGGCTGA
- the sucD gene encoding succinate--CoA ligase subunit alpha: MSILINRHTRVITQGITGKTAQFHTQACLEYGHGRHCFVAGVHPTKAGQAMAGIPIYGTVKEAKARTGATVSVIYVPPAFAAAAIDEAVDAELDLVICITEGIPVRDMVRTRRRMEGRKTLLLGPNCPGLIVPDEIKIGIMPGHIHQRGRIGVVSRSGTLTYEAASQLGRFGIGQSTVVGIGGDPVGGLRHIDVLKMFNDDPRTDAVIMVGEIGGDAEEECARWIHAHMRKPVVGFIAGASAPPGKRMGHAGAIISGGKGTAQEKLAVMKACGIHVTDNPADMGKLLASLVVPDYLPFD, from the coding sequence ATGTCGATCCTCATCAACCGCCACACCCGCGTCATCACGCAGGGCATCACCGGCAAGACCGCCCAGTTCCACACCCAGGCCTGCCTCGAGTACGGCCACGGGCGCCACTGCTTCGTCGCCGGCGTCCATCCGACCAAGGCCGGGCAGGCCATGGCCGGCATTCCCATCTACGGCACCGTCAAGGAAGCCAAGGCCCGCACCGGCGCCACCGTCTCGGTCATCTATGTGCCGCCGGCCTTCGCCGCCGCCGCCATCGATGAAGCCGTGGATGCCGAGCTCGACCTCGTGATCTGCATCACCGAGGGCATCCCGGTGCGCGACATGGTCCGCACCCGCCGCCGCATGGAAGGGCGCAAGACCCTGCTGCTCGGGCCCAACTGCCCCGGCCTCATCGTGCCCGACGAGATCAAGATCGGCATCATGCCGGGCCACATCCACCAGCGCGGCCGCATCGGCGTGGTCTCGCGCTCGGGCACCTTGACCTACGAGGCCGCGAGCCAGCTCGGGCGCTTCGGCATCGGCCAGTCGACGGTGGTCGGCATCGGCGGCGATCCGGTCGGCGGGCTGCGGCACATCGACGTGCTGAAGATGTTCAACGACGACCCGCGCACCGACGCCGTCATCATGGTCGGCGAGATCGGCGGCGATGCCGAGGAAGAGTGCGCGCGCTGGATCCATGCCCACATGCGCAAGCCCGTGGTCGGCTTCATCGCCGGCGCTAGTGCGCCGCCCGGCAAGCGCATGGGCCATGCGGGCGCCATCATTTCCGGCGGCAAGGGCACGGCGCAGGAGAAGCTCGCCGTCATGAAGGCCTGCGGCATTCACGTCACCGACAACCCGGCCGACATGGGGAAGCTGCTGGCCTCGCTGGTCGTTCCCGACTACCTGCCGTTCGACTAG
- the sucC gene encoding ADP-forming succinate--CoA ligase subunit beta, whose amino-acid sequence MKIHEYQGKEVLRRHGVATPRGFVCRTSDEAADAAARLGGRSWVVKAQIHAGGRGKGGGVKLAWSGAEVRRHAQALLGMTLRTHQTGPEGRVVRQLLVEEGVEIDREFYLGMVVDRGARRVALMASSEGGMDIEEVAARSPEKIHTLFIDPETGIKATEADALARSIGLAGRDVVQAREFMQKLYQAFDASDASLAEINPLVRTRDGRLMALDAKLGFDPNALFRQPEIAAMRDLDEEDPTEIEASKFDLSYISLDGDIGCLVNGAGLAMATMDAIKLHGGSPANFLDVGGGASVEKVTAAFQLMLRNPRLKAVLVNIFGGIMRCDVIAHGIVAAARETALSVPLVVRMKGTNEDLGRTILAQSELQIIGAEDIGEAARQAVVVARVPKGQR is encoded by the coding sequence ATGAAAATCCACGAATACCAGGGCAAGGAAGTGCTGCGCCGCCATGGCGTGGCGACTCCGCGCGGTTTCGTCTGCCGCACGAGCGACGAGGCGGCCGACGCCGCCGCCCGGCTCGGCGGGCGCTCGTGGGTGGTGAAGGCGCAGATTCATGCGGGCGGCCGCGGCAAGGGCGGGGGTGTGAAGCTGGCCTGGTCGGGCGCGGAGGTGCGCCGCCATGCGCAGGCGCTGCTCGGCATGACGCTGCGCACGCACCAGACGGGACCCGAGGGCCGGGTGGTGAGACAGTTGCTGGTCGAGGAGGGGGTGGAGATCGACCGGGAGTTCTACCTCGGGATGGTGGTCGACCGCGGTGCCCGGCGCGTGGCGCTGATGGCATCGAGCGAAGGCGGGATGGACATCGAAGAGGTGGCCGCGCGTTCGCCCGAGAAGATCCACACGCTGTTCATCGACCCCGAGACGGGGATCAAGGCAACCGAGGCCGATGCGCTCGCACGCTCGATCGGGCTCGCGGGCCGCGACGTGGTGCAGGCGCGCGAGTTCATGCAGAAGCTCTACCAGGCCTTCGACGCGAGCGACGCCTCGCTGGCCGAGATCAACCCGCTGGTGCGCACGCGCGACGGCCGGTTGATGGCGCTCGACGCCAAGCTCGGCTTCGATCCGAACGCGCTGTTCCGCCAGCCCGAGATCGCCGCGATGCGCGACCTCGACGAGGAGGATCCGACGGAGATCGAAGCCTCGAAGTTCGACCTGTCGTACATCTCGCTCGACGGCGACATCGGCTGCCTGGTCAATGGCGCGGGCCTCGCGATGGCGACGATGGACGCGATCAAGCTCCATGGTGGATCGCCGGCCAACTTCCTCGACGTGGGCGGCGGCGCGAGCGTGGAGAAGGTCACCGCGGCCTTCCAGCTGATGCTGCGCAACCCGCGCCTGAAGGCGGTGCTGGTCAACATCTTCGGCGGCATCATGCGCTGCGACGTGATCGCCCACGGCATCGTCGCCGCGGCACGCGAAACGGCCCTCTCGGTGCCGCTGGTGGTACGCATGAAGGGAACGAACGAGGACCTGGGGCGGACCATCCTCGCGCAGTCGGAGCTTCAGATCATCGGGGCCGAGGATATCGGCGAGGCGGCTCGACAGGCGGTTGTCGTGGCTCGGGTTCCCAAGGGGCAGCGATGA
- the frc gene encoding formyl-CoA transferase: MSQALEGVRILDFTHVQSGPTCTQLLAWFGADVIKVERAGEGDATRGQLRDIPGVDSLYFTMLNHNKRSITLDTKNPKGRQVLDELIKTCDVLVENFAPGALDRMGITWEHIQKLNPRMIVASVKGFGPGKYADCKVYENVAQCAGGAASTTGFEDGPPMVTGAQIGDSGTGLHLALGILAALFQRNSTGRGQKVLAPMQDAVLNLCRVKMRDQQRLERTGTMHEYPQYPDGKFGDAVPRAGNASGGGQPGSILKCKGWETDPNAYIYFITQAAVWPAVCKVIGEEGWITDEAYATPAARLLHLKPIFARIEQWTMTKDKFEAMDILNQYDIPCGPILSMKEIAADESLRETGTIVEVDHPTRGKYLTVGNPIKLSDSPTEVKRSPLLGEHTEEVLMQLGYGLEDVAALRAERVI; the protein is encoded by the coding sequence ATGAGTCAAGCGCTGGAGGGTGTCCGCATCCTCGATTTCACCCACGTGCAATCCGGCCCCACCTGCACGCAGCTGCTGGCCTGGTTCGGCGCCGACGTCATCAAGGTCGAGCGCGCCGGCGAAGGCGATGCCACGCGTGGCCAGCTGCGCGACATCCCCGGTGTGGACAGCCTCTACTTCACGATGCTGAACCACAACAAGCGCTCGATCACGCTCGACACCAAGAACCCCAAGGGGCGCCAGGTGCTCGACGAGCTGATCAAGACCTGCGACGTGCTGGTCGAGAACTTCGCGCCCGGCGCGCTCGACCGCATGGGCATCACCTGGGAACACATCCAGAAGCTCAACCCGCGCATGATCGTGGCTTCGGTCAAAGGCTTCGGCCCCGGCAAGTACGCCGACTGCAAGGTCTACGAGAACGTGGCGCAATGCGCCGGCGGCGCGGCGTCGACCACCGGCTTCGAGGATGGTCCGCCGATGGTGACCGGCGCCCAGATCGGCGACAGCGGCACCGGCCTGCACCTCGCGCTCGGCATCCTGGCGGCGCTGTTCCAGCGCAACAGCACCGGCCGCGGCCAGAAGGTGCTGGCGCCGATGCAGGACGCGGTGCTCAACCTGTGCCGCGTGAAGATGCGCGACCAGCAGCGGCTGGAACGCACGGGCACCATGCACGAATACCCGCAGTACCCCGACGGCAAGTTCGGCGACGCGGTGCCGCGCGCGGGCAATGCCTCGGGCGGCGGCCAGCCCGGCTCGATCCTCAAGTGCAAGGGCTGGGAGACTGACCCCAACGCCTACATCTACTTCATCACGCAGGCGGCCGTGTGGCCGGCGGTGTGCAAGGTGATCGGCGAGGAAGGCTGGATCACCGACGAGGCCTATGCCACGCCGGCCGCGCGCCTGCTGCACCTGAAGCCGATCTTCGCGCGCATCGAGCAATGGACCATGACCAAGGACAAGTTCGAGGCCATGGACATCCTGAACCAGTACGACATTCCGTGCGGGCCGATCCTCTCGATGAAGGAGATCGCCGCCGACGAATCGCTGCGCGAGACCGGGACCATCGTCGAGGTCGACCATCCCACGCGCGGCAAGTACCTGACGGTGGGCAATCCGATCAAGCTGTCGGACAGCCCGACCGAGGTGAAGCGCTCGCCGCTCCTGGGCGAGCACACCGAGGAAGTGCTGATGCAGCTGGGCTACGGCCTGGAAGACGTGGCGGCGTTGCGCGCCGAACGCGTGATCTGA
- a CDS encoding PAS domain S-box protein, translated as MQASVDFRQLVEGAGDAIMVCDAAGAIVLWNPAAERIFGFTEAEALGRSLDLIIPERQRQRHWDGYHKTMDTGITKYGADLLRVPALHKDGRTLSIAFTVSMLFSPQREVSGIVAIVRDETARFAEERKLRARLLEAETTIKEGDSR; from the coding sequence ATGCAAGCTTCAGTGGATTTCAGGCAGCTCGTCGAAGGGGCGGGCGATGCCATCATGGTGTGCGATGCGGCCGGGGCCATCGTTCTGTGGAACCCCGCGGCCGAACGCATCTTCGGCTTCACCGAAGCCGAGGCGCTGGGTCGCTCGCTCGACCTCATCATTCCCGAGCGCCAGCGGCAGCGCCATTGGGACGGCTACCACAAGACCATGGACACCGGCATCACCAAGTACGGTGCCGATCTGCTGCGCGTGCCGGCCCTGCACAAGGACGGCCGCACCTTGTCGATCGCCTTCACGGTGTCGATGCTGTTTTCGCCACAACGCGAGGTCTCGGGCATCGTCGCCATCGTCCGCGACGAGACAGCCCGATTCGCGGAAGAGCGCAAACTGCGCGCTCGTCTGCTAGAAGCGGAAACCACGATCAAAGAAGGAGACAGTCGATGA
- the frc gene encoding formyl-CoA transferase, translated as MSNKPLNGIKIIDFTHVQAGPACTQLLAWFGADVIKVERPGAGDVTRSQLRDIPDVDALYFTMLNSNKRSLTLDTKQPEGKVVLEKLIKESDVLVENFGPGALDRMGFSWERIQELNPKMIVASVKGFSDGHHYDDLKVYENVAQCAGGAASTTGFWDGPPTVSAAALGDSNTGMHLAIGILTAIIGREQTGKGQRVACSMQDAVLNLCRVKMRDQQRLDRLGYLEEYPQYPHGTFSDVVPRGGNAGGGGQPGWVLKCKGWETDPNAYIYFTVQGHAWAPICDAIGKPEWKTDPDYMTAKARQPHITDIFATIEGWLADKTKFEAVDILRKFDIPCAPVLTMKELLNDESLRKSGSIVEVPHKERGTYFTVGSPIKFSDLKPEITGSPLLGEHTDDVLAELGYSQQQIAALHEAKAV; from the coding sequence ATGAGCAACAAACCTCTCAACGGCATCAAGATCATCGACTTCACGCATGTGCAAGCCGGTCCGGCCTGCACCCAGCTGCTGGCCTGGTTCGGCGCCGACGTGATCAAGGTCGAGCGCCCCGGCGCCGGCGACGTCACGCGCTCGCAGCTGCGCGACATCCCCGACGTCGACGCGCTGTACTTCACCATGCTCAACAGCAACAAGCGCTCGCTGACGCTGGACACCAAGCAGCCCGAGGGCAAGGTGGTGCTCGAGAAGCTGATCAAGGAATCGGACGTGCTGGTCGAGAACTTCGGCCCCGGTGCGCTCGACCGCATGGGCTTCAGCTGGGAACGCATCCAGGAACTGAATCCGAAGATGATCGTCGCCTCGGTCAAGGGCTTCAGCGACGGCCACCACTACGACGACCTGAAGGTCTACGAGAACGTCGCGCAGTGCGCGGGCGGCGCCGCCTCCACCACCGGCTTCTGGGACGGCCCGCCGACCGTGAGCGCCGCGGCGCTGGGCGACAGCAACACCGGCATGCACCTGGCGATCGGCATCCTCACGGCCATCATCGGCCGCGAGCAGACCGGCAAGGGCCAGCGCGTGGCCTGCTCGATGCAGGACGCCGTGCTCAACCTGTGCCGCGTGAAGATGCGCGACCAGCAGCGCCTCGACCGCCTGGGCTACCTCGAGGAATACCCGCAGTACCCGCACGGCACCTTCAGCGACGTGGTGCCGCGCGGCGGCAATGCCGGCGGCGGCGGCCAGCCGGGCTGGGTGCTCAAGTGCAAGGGCTGGGAGACCGACCCGAACGCCTACATCTACTTCACCGTGCAGGGCCATGCCTGGGCCCCGATCTGCGACGCCATCGGCAAGCCCGAATGGAAGACCGATCCCGACTACATGACCGCCAAGGCGCGCCAGCCGCACATCACCGACATCTTCGCGACCATCGAGGGCTGGCTGGCCGACAAGACCAAGTTCGAGGCGGTCGACATCCTGCGCAAGTTCGACATCCCGTGCGCGCCGGTGCTGACGATGAAGGAACTGCTCAACGACGAATCGCTGCGCAAGAGCGGCTCGATCGTGGAAGTGCCGCACAAGGAACGCGGCACCTACTTCACCGTGGGCAGCCCGATCAAATTCTCGGACCTCAAGCCCGAGATCACCGGTTCGCCGCTCCTGGGCGAACACACCGACGACGTGCTGGCCGAGCTCGGCTACAGCCAACAGCAGATCGCCGCGCTGCACGAAGCGAAGGCAGTCTGA